One region of Mycolicibacterium lutetiense genomic DNA includes:
- a CDS encoding ABC transporter permease yields MTSAPNRFAPGTFSPDPRPAKVPAMLAAQYGLELKLLLRNGEQLLLTMFIPITLLVGMTLLPLGSFGDDRAGTFTPAIMALALISTAFTGQAIAVAFDRRYGALKRLGATALPVWGIIAGKSLAVVTVVFLQAVLLGAIGFALGWRPSPLGLALGAVIIALGTGTFAALGLLLGGTLKAEIVLALANLLWFVFAGLGALTLEGGPVPSALRWVARLTPSGALTESLTQAMTLSMDWFGVAVLAVWGVIAAICALRWFRFT; encoded by the coding sequence TGCCGGCCATGCTGGCCGCCCAGTACGGGCTGGAACTGAAGTTGCTGCTCCGCAACGGCGAACAACTTCTACTCACCATGTTCATCCCGATCACGCTGCTGGTCGGGATGACGCTGCTGCCGTTGGGCTCGTTCGGCGACGATCGGGCGGGGACATTCACTCCGGCGATCATGGCCCTGGCCCTGATCTCCACGGCATTCACCGGCCAGGCCATCGCGGTGGCTTTCGACCGCCGCTACGGCGCCCTGAAACGCCTTGGTGCCACCGCACTTCCAGTGTGGGGAATCATCGCCGGCAAGTCGCTGGCGGTGGTGACCGTCGTGTTCTTACAGGCAGTCTTGTTGGGCGCCATAGGTTTTGCACTGGGCTGGCGGCCGTCGCCGCTAGGGCTGGCGCTGGGTGCGGTGATCATCGCGCTGGGTACCGGCACGTTCGCCGCGTTGGGGCTGCTACTCGGCGGCACCCTCAAGGCCGAGATCGTGCTGGCGCTGGCCAACCTGCTGTGGTTCGTGTTCGCGGGCCTGGGAGCGCTGACCCTGGAAGGCGGCCCGGTGCCGTCGGCCTTGCGCTGGGTAGCCCGGTTGACCCCGTCCGGAGCCCTCACTGAATCCCTGACCCAGGCGATGACGCTGTCGATGGACTGGTTCGGCGTGGCCGTGCTGGCGGTGTGGGGTGTCATCGCCGCGATCTGCGCCCTGCGCTGGTTCCGGTTCACCTGA